The DNA sequence ATTTCTTATTACTAAACATGAAACCTAAATCACAGCCGATTGTCAGCAGTCACTGTCAGAGCTCACCTCTTACCCACATGTTGTCAAATAAAGGCCAACCTGTTAAACAGCCTAGTCACACATACAAGGCACAACCAGGGAATTTATTGGTTTGTGGGAAGTTAATCATTATGGCACTGAGGGGATCAGACTAGTTCGGTTACATTTCCCGAGGCGTCTACCTTCATGTCTTCTGTGGTTTCTTAATACCATTCCCTGCTCATTCTGCTTTTATGTTAGcctgcatttttctttcattgttgGCACACCTCTCTTTTCTTAGACATGACCAAGGTAAAGTCCAATTCGGAGAGCCGGAGCGAGGACGTCGAGGGCCCGGATGGAGGCTGGGGCTGGGTGCTGCTGGCTGCTTTGTTTGTCAGCACGAGCCTCGTGTTCGGCCTGATGCGGAGCCTGGGCGTCTTCTTTGTCGAGTTTGTCCAGTACTTTGAGGAAAGCAGTCAGGCTGTCTCCTGGATCTCATCCACCGGCTTAGCAGCACAGCAGTTCTTCAGTGAGTCCCTAATGCTTTGAATGTGCTGGTTGTAGTGGTGCAGCTATTGACTGCGTTCATTATCCATTCATTTGCTACTCATCTTTACCATGATTCTAATCAGACactaaataaaatctaaatcaaGCATGAAAAATTTAGTCAAATATCttgaaattctcaaaaaaaactgtatacgtttaaaaaaaacagcaaatcttcACTTTTAAGGAAGCGGATCCATTGCATGTCGCTTGACAAATTACCTACATGAATGATCCACGAAGcgtttcagctttttttttttttttacaatttttcttGTTCTACCAATGCTATCGCACAGGAAGTACACAAATTATTGGTGCATTCTTGCTGCTGCTACATAATACTCCTTACCAAATCCCCAATAGAGTCCCCCATTACAAACTCAGCAACCATGCATATTTAAAACGTTATTTACAGTTGCAGTAGAGGTTACCCCAAAGGTTTCAAAGATATGAACTACGTCAGACTGAATATTAGAGGAATATGTGTGAAATTAAGCAGAAGACATCCAGTAATTGTTGTTTGATTGAATGACGTAGCCAGATAAAACATTTGGTAATAAGCACATAAATGTGATGGTGTTTGGAATGGGTTGATTTTGACAAGCTTAAAGCTGCTCTGAGAGAGAAAGATCACCTTGTTGAGATGTCTGTGTGGGTTTGTTTTCCAGGTCCACTGGGTGCAGCGCTGTGTAACGCGTATAATGCCAGGCTGGTGGTGATGACGGGGGGCTTTCTCGCTGGACTCGGTCTCATTCTGGCCTCGCAAGCCACCTGCCTTGCTCACCTGTACCTCACGATGGGTGTAATTTCAGGTAATGTGTCTGACAGTGTGGTCTGGTGTTGGCTCAAGACAATATCTGTCTAACAAATCTGATATATATAGAGAGTATGCCAAGTTGGAAATGTTTCTTTACAATAGAGCCCAAAGTTTTCAGTTTGGCCTTGCAGTTGAGGAGCTGTTTCTGAATTTATGGGTGTTTTTTAGGCGTAAAttccaaaaatttgacaaaggCTTAAGCCTAATCCTAGCTGTTTAACCCTCCGAACCTCAATAATTCtaatcatttttcactgctctATGAAGGCCTTCCACATACATTCCCTGAGattttgttgtgtgtctatTGCTTTTAGCTGAGTGcagatgttttccttttttttcccctcgtgttgtcctgctggtcaaattgaaaatatattttcacagtgaaagcttcaacattttcaacatttttgggatatttttgaacattttttggtgcaaaaaaagaaatgttaaaaaaagttataaaaaacattcagaaaaaatcaactaaaatcaagagaattttgctggatttaagtttattttttctaaatgttcctaaagaaaatattagaagttttactgaaatatatatggaatcactttagatatttttggatttttttggaagatttttattcattttttctaaaatatttacgatttttaattgttttatttttttgcattattattttttgccaaattgtttttttaaataaaacttttaagggaaacttttaaagaattttaaaaattttcttcctgaagattttgcaaatttttataaatatggaaatttattttgcttaatttttttttatttttttcagaccaagaaacaatattttttggtgcctgtaaatgaggacaacaggagggttaacacaaTCTGTTTAGAACAAGTGAGTTATTTTgggatgttttctttaaaaaaaatgaggcacgtagaataaaatgattttgacaaaatatcacaaattaaAGTCTTAAAGTGGTtaattttcccaacagaacaaAATATCACACACAAGTTGTTCAAAGACATTGGAAACTACAAAATCTCATAATGGCTGGcgttttggggttcagatggttaaatAATGAACTGCTGACGATCTCTGACCTCTCACGGTTTCACTTTACTTCACTGTCCTCCAGGTTTGGGCTGGGGGTTGGTCTTTACGCCCATGGTGGCCACAGTCATGGCTAACTTTACCCGCCGACGCACCTTGGCTTTGGGACTGGCTTTCTCCAGCATTGGCCTGTCTTCATTTGCCTTTAACCCACTCTTCCAGCTGCTGGTGGAGATGTACACCTGGCGAGGAGCCCTGCTAATTCTGGGAGGCCTCAGCTTCAACATCGTAGCCTGCGGGGCGCTCATACGTCCAAAGAAGCGCTCTGAAGCCCCAGCAAAGGTAAACTGGATATAAGAACGTTAAAGTTGTTCAGCCTGcaggagataaaagcatgcatcagtCTGACTGTGTCACTCAGAGAGAAATGGCAACACTTGCGCTTTTTTTGAGGTACTAATCATCTTTAAAAGATCATCAGTAAGTCCAGTGTCATCAGTTACAGCAAACAATGACACATCCACTGTTTAGTAGAGTTTTAGGAGGGCTTAACGCTTGTCGAACCTGTCTGCTAAAGAAAAAACAGGGGCATTGGGTGACAGCTCAGCGTTTCCTTATTTCCCTTATCTGCAGGTGGATCCAGACAGCAGGTCGTCATGTGTTGCCCAGCTGCAGCGAGTCTCCTCCTACCTGGAGCTGTCACTGCTCTGTGAGAGGCCTTATGTCACCTACACCTTAGCTATTTCTCTTTTAAACGCCGGCTACTTCGTGCCATATTTCCATCTGGTGGCCCATAGCCGCCAAGCTGGCTTCTCTGAGTACCAAGCCGCTTTCGTCATGTCGGCCGCAGGAGCTACGGACATTTTGGGCCGCGTAGTGTCGGGCTGGTTCGCTGACCTGCGCCACTTTCGGTTGATTCATCTGCTAAGCTTCTGGACAGCCCTGGCAGGTGTGTTCATCATGCTGCTGCCTGTGAGCTCCTTGTCTGGGTCCTACGTGGCGCTGGTGGCGATCAGTCTCCTGTATGGATTCTGCTCCGGGGCTTTGACCTCTCTGGCGTTTGCGGTGGTGCCTCTGATCGTGGGCGTGGAGCGCATGATGGGGGCCCTCGGGCTGCTGCAGCTCATCGAAAGCGGTGCAGGTCTGCTGGGGACTCCTCTGTCAGGTATGACAGTCTGTTTTTACATAGATAACACCACCTGCATATCTTTAATTTGCAGGTCAGGTTGCCCTGTGTGTGATTTTATCTGGCAGTGTAGGTCACTGCACCCACTTTGATGTTATCTACAGTGATCCGGGTCAGTCCATAAACACAGGTTCACGCAGGGAAGCTTAAAGTAGTGAAACATTAAGTGGAATAATAGAGGTCACTCAGTTCTCACGCTCCTTACTCAGGAACGTAGTATAGCCAATGCacacaaactgcaaaataaacacTGCTTTCTCAGGTAAGTTCTGCTGGTATGTGGCCACTCAGAAAGGTATGATTATATTTGTGCTAGTTTTGTGGTGTGTTTCAACATTATGAAATGCAGTGCAGATGAATTAAATTCAGTAGTAGGATTTTCTATAATCAAAAATGACGTGTCAGTAATTTATATCTGGATTATTAATTCAGTAGAAAGAGTCTGTGCAGCACTTTGCATGTAGTGTTGCTTTACGTGTAAATCTTCTGACGCTAACTGTAGCAGCTGCGAGGCATGATGGGCCTTCTggtcaaaacaaatcaaatgcacTTTTCCACTCGTGATAGTATGACAGAGCAGGGAACGCACAGATACATTTAATATCAATTACAGTGACACCTGCTGTGGAAAAAGTTCAGTTTAATTCAAACTTCTCGCCTCATTGATCTTGGCCAAATAAAAAAGTAGCAAACTGCACAGCTAGATTGTGGAAAttgttgtgtttagttttgaAAAAGGTTTACTTAAAAAGTGtctttattcaatttttttttttaatagttaaaCACGTTATTTGGCAGGAACCCAAATCATTTTTAGAGTAAAGCCACAATTTTCTTATGTAAACTGCAGTGAATGTTTCTCTTACCCAGCATGAAACCAATCTTTACACAGTTAGACTGGATGGTAACAtctttatgccatttttcctttAATGATCTGCCTTTCAATGTGAGTTTTTCCCCCTCTCTGTGTCCAAAGGGTTGCTCAAGGACATCACAGGCAACTACATGGCCTCCTTCATGGTAGTAGGCTCTTTCCCCATTCTTGGTACCTTGACCATGGCCACTCTGCCTCACTTTTTCTCCTGCACCGACCCTCCGCCTCCTCAGAGACGTTCCCTTGACGACAAAGATAAGGGTTTGAATTCAGAGCTGGAACAGATGAACAGTTTGCCCTCTGACACAAGTAGTAGAAGTGCTGAGTGATCTGACGGGTGAGAAAACAAGTTTCGGTAAGCCTCAATACTGTGTCAAGGTAAGGCTTCAGGAATAACGGCAAATTTCTGAAGACGCCTTCAACATGGTGCTGTTGCTCATGTGTATGAATGGTGGTGCATTATATACCTCAGAGACTGTGAGCCAAAGTGAACAGTGAAGCTTCCTGGTTGGCTCTGTTACATATCATCACTTTGGTTTAATGTTGAAGCCAGTAGATACTGCCTGAAAGGAAACAATTTCAGTATTTAATTACAGCTCATAAACCTTTGATTAAGATCGGATATGTGAGGAAAAAttctatttgtttttcagttgttACCACAACATTCTAATAGCACTTTTAGCTTACTTGactaagaaacacaaaatcttGAAATCGATCTTTGAGACTGTGaatctgattctgctgctgaaaGACTGACGAGCATATTTAAATTTTGCACAGACATGATTTAACTTGAATTTCACAGTCTTCATTTAAACTATATTCTGACAATTAACACTGTGGATACTGTTCATCAGAGAGACTGGATTCCGTCACTGTGGGgccatctttttttgtttcctgctgTTATCTCCAAATACATAATAAATACAATCTTCAGGTACATGACGAGAATTTCATGATCAAAAACTAACAACTAAATGTTGATATAGGGTACCTTTTATAGGATACAGTCTTTTTATTATGAAGCACAACTTATGCAAATCACGTGGCACACCTTAAGCTAGCCTTCCCAACACtggtcttatttttttatttgatgacATAGGGCATTAGTGAATCCCAGAGATGACTGTTTTTTATACTACtatgtgatttttgtgtgaagatatattgttaaaaaaaaaaactcacagtgCTGTTCACTGAGCCCAGTAAAGCTGCTGATATCAACTCTTAGACTCAGGAATTTCTCTTTCCACCAGTGCACCGTAATTCTTGGCAGGAGCACAAAACCATGTTTTTccaagtgctttttttttgatGATACATTCAGCTTGTTTGCATAAGCACTTTGTACTTTTGTAAACCATAAGCAAACACTGGCTTTGTAGAGCAGTAGCGTCTGGCTTTGATAACAGCTGGATGAACACCATGTTTTGAGCAGAAGCACGGTGAAACGCTGGTACCTGTTCATCAGAAATCTTTTTACTTACAGACTGTCATGCAATACTGTGGTCCTTTAATCCTAAAACCGCCGCTCAAACTACCTGCAAAATGTCACTGATGtgttaaaatgtaatgttttgtgCTTGATTAaattcattgtgttttgttttactgtcttGTCTTTCACTAGTCTTGGTTCAATTTTGAGTGTATTAGGCAGGTCTTCTGTTATAATGTCACTTTAAATGTCAACCATTTGCCTAAAAGCTCCATCGCAGAATGACGGCGCCCTCTGCTGGGGTTGCAACGGCAAAACAGACCGTTTTAAGTTTAGATTGAAGAAcgatccatccattatctcaTTAGGGTCTCGGGGGCGCTGGAGTCTATCcgagctgacttagagtgaagacggagacactctggacaggtcaccagagACAAacgatcacactcacattcatacctgcAGACAATTtggaatcaccagttaacctcagcatgtttttggactgtgggaggaagctaaagaacccggagaaaacccacgtatgcacagggagaacatgcaaactcccaTGAAGGCGGGGAAACAAATTGggcatcttctagctgcaagttGAAAGTGCTAACCtacaagccactgtgcagccccatatTTAAAAGCTAGACGCTGTAAAAATTGTCTCATTCCAAATATACAGTTTAAACaccaacattaaaacacacttaaacataagtttgtattgtgttttatttgatctTAATACAAATTTGAAGTACCTCAtaatttagacaaaatagacatgaaaattgtctaaaaatgtaaaaagctgCAACTGCTACAATTTGTCGAAAGACTGTTGAAATAAAAGTTCACTTCTTCTTGCAGCATTTATGTACATGTCCAACAAAcgttttcactttattttcatgtaacaagtcagtaaaaacactaaaacaaccCTTTTTTTGttataaagaggaaaaaaaaacagatttactgGTTTTAATTAGGAAATCTTGGCAGAGTGTCGGTGTTACCCCTGCTAGACATGAAGACACCTCATGCTGGTCTCATAAAACTGTTGCAGTGTTTCCACTTGGACGCAATTGTTCTGCTCTGACGTGTTCACACAAAGAATTCACTGTTGGGAACGTTTGT is a window from the Acanthochromis polyacanthus isolate Apoly-LR-REF ecotype Palm Island chromosome 23, KAUST_Apoly_ChrSc, whole genome shotgun sequence genome containing:
- the slc16a13 gene encoding monocarboxylate transporter 13; amino-acid sequence: MTKVKSNSESRSEDVEGPDGGWGWVLLAALFVSTSLVFGLMRSLGVFFVEFVQYFEESSQAVSWISSTGLAAQQFFSPLGAALCNAYNARLVVMTGGFLAGLGLILASQATCLAHLYLTMGVISGLGWGLVFTPMVATVMANFTRRRTLALGLAFSSIGLSSFAFNPLFQLLVEMYTWRGALLILGGLSFNIVACGALIRPKKRSEAPAKVDPDSRSSCVAQLQRVSSYLELSLLCERPYVTYTLAISLLNAGYFVPYFHLVAHSRQAGFSEYQAAFVMSAAGATDILGRVVSGWFADLRHFRLIHLLSFWTALAGVFIMLLPVSSLSGSYVALVAISLLYGFCSGALTSLAFAVVPLIVGVERMMGALGLLQLIESGAGLLGTPLSGLLKDITGNYMASFMVVGSFPILGTLTMATLPHFFSCTDPPPPQRRSLDDKDKGLNSELEQMNSLPSDTSSRSAE